The following proteins are co-located in the Cyprinus carpio isolate SPL01 chromosome B19, ASM1834038v1, whole genome shotgun sequence genome:
- the LOC109105857 gene encoding brain and acute leukemia cytoplasmic protein-like isoform X1 has protein sequence MGCGGSRADAIEPRYHESWTRETESTWLTNTDAEIPNGVTSKNRVVRGDSSHLIKDSSKLSGRGMEARSCGDRGRQMVNAGTQCGKQVLTSSTCTNHQKTSCSHEQISDSKKTMHKEETTHSEGVSSNAASNPDEP, from the exons ATGGGCTGCGGTGGGAGTCGAGCAGATGCTATTGAACCGCGATATCATGAGAGCTGGACCAGAGAAACCGAATCGACGTGGCTTACCAACACCGATGCTGAAATCCCCAACGGCGTGACTTCCAAGAACCGCGTCGTGCGTGGAGACTCTAGCCATCTTATTAAAGACAGTTCAAAACTATCAG GCAGAGGTATGGAGGCCAGATCCTGTGGAGACAGAGGCAGACAGATGGTTAATGCAGGAACTCAATGTGGAAAGCAGGTTTTGACTTCCAGCACCTGCACAAACCATCAAAAAACATCCTGCAGTCATGAG CAGATAAGTGACTCAAAGAAGACAATGCACAAGGAGGAAACTACTCATTCTGAAGGGGTTTCATCTAATGCTGCATCTAACCCAGACGAGCCATGA
- the LOC109105857 gene encoding brain and acute leukemia cytoplasmic protein-like isoform X3 — translation MGCGGSRADAIEPRYHESWTRETESTWLTNTDAEIPNGVTSKNRVVRGDSSHLIKDSSKLSGRGMEARSCGDRGRQMVNAGTQCGKQQISDSKKTMHKEETTHSEGVSSNAASNPDEP, via the exons ATGGGCTGCGGTGGGAGTCGAGCAGATGCTATTGAACCGCGATATCATGAGAGCTGGACCAGAGAAACCGAATCGACGTGGCTTACCAACACCGATGCTGAAATCCCCAACGGCGTGACTTCCAAGAACCGCGTCGTGCGTGGAGACTCTAGCCATCTTATTAAAGACAGTTCAAAACTATCAG GCAGAGGTATGGAGGCCAGATCCTGTGGAGACAGAGGCAGACAGATGGTTAATGCAGGAACTCAATGTGGAAAGCAG CAGATAAGTGACTCAAAGAAGACAATGCACAAGGAGGAAACTACTCATTCTGAAGGGGTTTCATCTAATGCTGCATCTAACCCAGACGAGCCATGA
- the LOC109105857 gene encoding brain and acute leukemia cytoplasmic protein-like isoform X4 translates to MGCGGSRADAIEPRYHESWTRETESTWLTNTDAEIPNGVTSKNRVVRGDSSHLIKDSSKLSGRGMEARSCGDRGRQMVNAGTQCGKQISDSKKTMHKEETTHSEGVSSNAASNPDEP, encoded by the exons ATGGGCTGCGGTGGGAGTCGAGCAGATGCTATTGAACCGCGATATCATGAGAGCTGGACCAGAGAAACCGAATCGACGTGGCTTACCAACACCGATGCTGAAATCCCCAACGGCGTGACTTCCAAGAACCGCGTCGTGCGTGGAGACTCTAGCCATCTTATTAAAGACAGTTCAAAACTATCAG GCAGAGGTATGGAGGCCAGATCCTGTGGAGACAGAGGCAGACAGATGGTTAATGCAGGAACTCAATGTGGAAAGCAG ATAAGTGACTCAAAGAAGACAATGCACAAGGAGGAAACTACTCATTCTGAAGGGGTTTCATCTAATGCTGCATCTAACCCAGACGAGCCATGA
- the LOC109105857 gene encoding brain and acute leukemia cytoplasmic protein-like isoform X2 has product MGCGGSRADAIEPRYHESWTRETESTWLTNTDAEIPNGVTSKNRVVRGDSSHLIKDSSKLSGRGMEARSCGDRGRQMVNAGTQCGKQVLTSSTCTNHQKTSCSHEISDSKKTMHKEETTHSEGVSSNAASNPDEP; this is encoded by the exons ATGGGCTGCGGTGGGAGTCGAGCAGATGCTATTGAACCGCGATATCATGAGAGCTGGACCAGAGAAACCGAATCGACGTGGCTTACCAACACCGATGCTGAAATCCCCAACGGCGTGACTTCCAAGAACCGCGTCGTGCGTGGAGACTCTAGCCATCTTATTAAAGACAGTTCAAAACTATCAG GCAGAGGTATGGAGGCCAGATCCTGTGGAGACAGAGGCAGACAGATGGTTAATGCAGGAACTCAATGTGGAAAGCAGGTTTTGACTTCCAGCACCTGCACAAACCATCAAAAAACATCCTGCAGTCATGAG ATAAGTGACTCAAAGAAGACAATGCACAAGGAGGAAACTACTCATTCTGAAGGGGTTTCATCTAATGCTGCATCTAACCCAGACGAGCCATGA